The genomic window TTATTTTTTCTTTATCATGTAATTCGAACATTATAAAAAAAAGTATAGGAGAATCCTCTATTAGGAATGGCGCTGTGTCCTTTGTTGGTTTTGGTAATATACAAACAGACTATGAAATTGATAAAAATTTTACAAAAAGAGAGATAGCTATTTTTAATGGGATACTTGTAAAAATAATTAAAAAGAGTATTGTTTATGCATATCAAAAAAAATATACAGTTGAAAAATTGACGGATATCATCAAAATAATGACTAATAAAGAAATAAATTGCTTACTTACAAAACATAAGGGTATTAAGTATAGACATAGAATTGCTTGCCATTTATATAACTTCAAGAACGAAATTCAAATTTTTGGCAATAAACATATAACATTGACAAATTTTTCTAATAACTGATGTTGATTAAAGTTGTAGAACTTAGGTATTTACTTTAAAAACACGCTTAAATTTAAAGCCATGTTTTTTTTATTTGTTGAATATGTGCATTCAGAGATTTTGAAAATATTTCATCGTCAATTTCTTCAGTTTTTTCAAAGCATTCAATTAGTTTTTTACTCTGTTCCCAAATTTGGAACAATTCTGAAATTTTTGGTTTTAAAGCAATGGAATTGTCTGGAGTATAATGCACTATTTTATTTCTTAAAGAAAACAAATTTGATATTTCATTTAAATGTAATTTATTATTTGCAATTTCTTCTTTAAAAATGAATATTAATCTTTCCATAATCTTGGAAATTGAAATTCTTGCATAACTGAAATCATTAATTTTACCACTTTGATAAAGATAAAGTAAGTGTCTGTTTGTCAGTGTTTCTATAAAGAATCCAAAATTATTTAAATGACCTAAGATTTCAATTGAAGTCATTTGATGATTTTTATTGAATTTATGATTGTTTTTTTGAGAATAAATTTGCGACTTTTTCCATGCATCCTTAAAGGATTGTATAGTTTGTTCTGTTAGAAACTTTATTTCTTTAGATTTTAAATTTTCAATAATATTATCGGATACAAATTCCGAAGATTTTTTCACAAGTTCTTCATCCTCTTTAGTAGGGTCTATTTTTTCAATAAGCTGGCCGAAAATCATATTCCTTAATTCAGAATTAAAGCATGAATGTATATATGTGAAAGACTCTGTTAAATAAAATGCTGCTCCTTCTGCTAGTTTTGCGTATGTTTCAATATCGTGCTTATTACTCATTAATTGTCGGTATTATTTTTTTTATATTCATTGTCATCTTTAATAAGATGTATTGCATTTGTTGATAAAATATTGAAACAGCTTTTTTATAGTAGGATATTACTCAATTGCTACAATGAAACAGTAATTAATAGAATTTGTATTAAACTTGTTCGCTCAGTTTTTTCTTCTTACCATTTTTCAAAACATAATTAACAATACTCATTTTACTATATTGCATTGCTGCTATTAATTCATTGTTATGTTCTTCACGAGTTTTAGGATTGTCCCATTCAAAATACTGGTCTCCAGTTAGTAAGCTTCCTGTATGGGCTATTTTTGATCTTCGGCTATATAATTTATTAATTATAGTTTTAAATCTTTCATCAGCAGAAAGATATTTTTCAAGATACAACTTAATTTGCTGACTAATCCCCCATATTGGTTTACCACAACTTTTGCAATGATAGCTCGATGATTTAATAGATTGACAGGATTTACATTCGAATTCAATTTCTTCTTTATTTACCTTTCCTTCCAAATTAGTCATAGCTTCAATGCTTGAAATAAATGCAAGAAATGCAAGACTTTTCATAGAGTTTCTTATATTTTGACCATTATAAATTAGAGTTACAGCTGAGTCAAAATATTGTTTTTGTAAAGTATCTAACTTTTCTATAAATTGAAAAAATAGCTTAGTATATTGAGAAAATGTAACCTCATTATTTCTTTCATTATCTAAATCTGGGTTTGTATAGTATTTCGAGTGTTCGATTGGTTCAATTTCATCCCCACTAAGCGTTGAAAATTCTTTAATAATCATTTTATCCTTTAAACTCTCATCATAATAAACCTTTGCTCCATATTTACAAGAGAATTCTTCTGAAGAAGCTCCATTTAAATTCAAAAACCACCCTTGATCATTGACGTTATAGACAAAAAAATGAAAATTTGAAACAACTGACAGTAATTTTAGAATATAAATCATAGTTCTGTACTCATAATCAGATTCGGAAAGAAACTTTTTTGTTTTGTCGTCAATTGTTTCAAGTACATCTTCATACGAAAAATAGCTTATATTGTCCTTATTAACTTGATATTCTAAAATAAAAGGGTAATGTGTTGTATTTATATCGGAATCAATATAGTCTTCTAATGGTATTATCTGAAACCAGTCGCAGTTAAATCCTTTTTTTATTTTCTTATTACAGAAACATATTGCTCTTTTATAGTAGATATTTGACATATAATATTGATTATTTGATTTGGGATTGTATGCTAGCTAATTTAAGTATATTATATATTTTTTCAAAAAGAAATCTTAATTCTATCACTAGATTTACGATTTATTCCACTCTAAAATTTAATTTTAAGATTAGTAGAGTTAATTAATGCTTGCTACTCAGTAATAAATTATTTTTCTGTAACTGAATTTGATCTTAAACACGCTTAAACCCATCTACATCCAGAATACTCCATGAAGTTCCAATATTTTTATAAATAGCTGATATAAAGTAAATATAACCACATCTAACTCCACATAAATACACGGGGGACATTACAGGTGGGACCACTACAAAAAAAGACATTTACAGTATTATTGTAAGTGTCTTTTTTATTCATATGTACATATGTTTTAATTTGGTTTGCTTTTTCATTTCACAAGCACTATAAAACAAACCATCTTGATATCAAAAGGCATAATATGGATAATGTATGAGGAATGCCACTCCATAAATATTATCGAATTCAATTTGCCATCAGTATAATCAATCAACTTGAAAGTATATTCTTTTATGAGAGGAAAGGATTTGAACCCTCGTACTGTTACCAGTATACTACCTTTCCAGGGTAGCTCCTTCAATCTAGGATAGCCGATGAAAGAGTATTATTTTCGATAAAGCACAATTTTCCTTTCCGAATCTTCTGTTTTTAAAACGAGTTTATCTTCTTTAATGGTAACTATTCCGAATAATCTATTCGGAGTGTCTTCCTTTTCAGGACCTTCATACGATAACGTTAAGATATCGTTTGCAATGTGATAGCTTCCTGTGGTGATTGTTGTAATATCAAATGAAAATGTTTCTTTAAACTTGTTTCCCTCCAATATATGCAAACAGAATTTATCCGTTTTTGTACAATAGTTGCCGACTATAATTGCTTTTGTTTGTGAGAATAAGAAGTTGGAGCTGAGAATAGAAAACGCGATAAGGCA from Chryseobacterium camelliae includes these protein-coding regions:
- a CDS encoding HEPN domain-containing protein — translated: MSNIYYKRAICFCNKKIKKGFNCDWFQIIPLEDYIDSDINTTHYPFILEYQVNKDNISYFSYEDVLETIDDKTKKFLSESDYEYRTMIYILKLLSVVSNFHFFVYNVNDQGWFLNLNGASSEEFSCKYGAKVYYDESLKDKMIIKEFSTLSGDEIEPIEHSKYYTNPDLDNERNNEVTFSQYTKLFFQFIEKLDTLQKQYFDSAVTLIYNGQNIRNSMKSLAFLAFISSIEAMTNLEGKVNKEEIEFECKSCQSIKSSSYHCKSCGKPIWGISQQIKLYLEKYLSADERFKTIINKLYSRRSKIAHTGSLLTGDQYFEWDNPKTREEHNNELIAAMQYSKMSIVNYVLKNGKKKKLSEQV